GATCTCGGCGAGGAGCCCGCGGGCGAGGCTGCTGTAGAGGTGGGTGTGCGCGTTGATGAGCCCCGGCATCACGAGCCGCCCGGTCGCGTCCACGCGGTCGGCCGAGCGGTTCCGCGCCGTCACCTCGTGCGCCGGGCCGACATCGGCGACGCGGTTCCCCCTGACCGCGACCGCGCCGTCCGGGGTGACGACCCCGCCGCGGCCTCCGGAGAAGACCGTACCGCCGGTAATGAGTGTGATTCGGTCCCGAGACAAGGCACCCTCGCCGAGGAGGCCACGCGCGGCAACACGGACCCCGCCCGCCGCCTGGCAACCCGGACACGACCCCGGCGGGGCCTGTTCAGAACCTGTGAGGATACCCCCGGCGGGCGGCCCAGTCAACCCCTTCCCCGGCGCCCGAAGCTGCCCCGCCGGGCGAGGTGCCCGACTCATCGCTTGCCGCCCAACCGGGTTGTGGGCGGCAATCTCCAGACCCCTGCGCGCCGGCCGTCGCGCAGATGGGGGACAACGACCGCAACGCTGTGACTCGTGCGAGGAGGATGCCGTGAGACGACTGCCGCTTGCGCTGATCGCGTCGCGTGCTCTGCCGTCCGGCTGCGGAGGATCGAGCTCCGGAGGCCCGACCGTCGAAGCCGACCTCACGGTGACGCCCGACCAGGGCACCGTGCTCACCGAGTTCGAGTTCGACGCCGGCGGCTCGACGGTGAGCGGCCGAGCGCTCTCGTTCAGGTGGGACTGGAACGGCGACGGCTCGTGGGACACGGACTGGTCGTCCGAGCCGGCCGCCACGCGTCGCTTCGCGCAGGGCGGGACGATCACCGTCCGCGTGCAGGTGACCGACGGGTCGGACACCGACACCCACGAAGTCTCGGTCGCCGTGGACGGGCGACGCCGCGTGGGACGGTCCGTATCTCTGCACCGCTGGGTACTCGGGGGGGAGCAGGATCTTCAAGCAGAATCCGACGACGCGGGACTTCGCCGAGAGCATTCCCGTGGTCTACAGCGCGAACATGTCCGGGCTGGATTGGGACGCCGAGGCAGGCGTGTTCTACTACGGGAGCTCGGCCGGCTCGAGCGGCGGCGACGGGCACATCCACGTGTACTCTTCGACCGGGACCCACCTGTCGTCGTTCCCGTCCCCCCGCGGCTCGGAGACGCCTCAGGGTGTCGCGTTCGACGGGGAGAACGCGTGGGTGGTCATCGCCAACAGCGACTCGCTCTACGTGGTGGACCCGGACGACGGGGAGGTGCTGAGGGTGATCGGCGTGCCCGACCGGATCGACGGGATCGACATCATGAACGACCACATTCTCGTGATGCTCAAGGACCTCTGGAACGTCCCGCGGGTGTTCGCAACGATCGTCCCTTAGCGCGCACCCGGCCCGCGGCACACCCGGCCGCGCTCGACGAACGACCCGAGCTCGTGGGAGCCCACGAGCTCGCGGTCTTTCACGACCCAGTGGCCGCGGACCATCGTGGAGACCGGCCAGCCCTTCACGGCGCAGCCGTCGTACGGCGAGTAGTCCGCGTGGCCGTGAAGCGCCTCGGGAGTGATGATGACCTCGAGATCGGGGTCGAACACGATGAGGTCCGCGTCGCTCCCGGGCGAGAGCGAGCCCTTCCTCGGATGAAGGCCGAAGATCTCGGCGGGCTGCGTCGAGAGCCGGTCCACGAGCTCGTTCTCGCGGAGCTTCCCGCCGCCAACGCCGAAGTGCCACATGAGCGGCAGCAGCGTCCCGACGCCCGGAAGGCCCATGGGGATCTTCCGGAAGTCGTTCGTGCCCGCGTCCTTGTCGGCCGCCGCGAACTCGCAGTGGTCCGTCGCGACGACCTGGATGAGGCCCTCGTCCAGCGCGTCCCAGAGCGCCGCCTGGTCGCCCGCTCGGCGAAGCGGCGGACACGCGGCGTAGCGCTGGCCGTCCTTCCCCGCCAGCTTCGACTGGTCGAGCAGGAGGAACTGCGGGCAGGTCTCGGCGTAGACCTCGAGGCCGATGTCCGACGCCTCCTCGATCGCGTCCACCGACTCCGCCGCCGACACGTGCACGATGTACACCGGCGCGCCCGCGCTGTAGGCCGCGCGCAGCACGCCCGCGACCGCCTCGGCCTCGGCGTAGCCTGGGCGGCTCGCCGCGAAGTCGGCCGGCGACAGGCGCTTCTCCTTCGCGAGCCGCTTGACCTTGCTGTCAATGATCCACTCGCTCTCGCAGTGCACCTCGACGAGCGCCCCGTGCTTCGACGCCAGCAGCAGC
The nucleotide sequence above comes from Candidatus Effluviviaceae Genus I sp.. Encoded proteins:
- the hydA gene encoding dihydropyrimidinase, with amino-acid sequence MALLITGGRLVTGIDSYHASVLVEDGRIAKVGRDLVAPPGAEVLDVAGKLILPGVVDAHVHAGLDAGGHRSSDFRSTTRAAAFGGVTTVLTYATPEREQTLLESLAALRRQADGHCHVDYGVHVALVRWDDRDDDEVPALVEAGVPSFKMYTAYSARGLASDDEQIYHALLLASKHGALVEVHCESEWIIDSKVKRLAKEKRLSPADFAASRPGYAEAEAVAGVLRAAYSAGAPVYIVHVSAAESVDAIEEASDIGLEVYAETCPQFLLLDQSKLAGKDGQRYAACPPLRRAGDQAALWDALDEGLIQVVATDHCEFAAADKDAGTNDFRKIPMGLPGVGTLLPLMWHFGVGGGKLRENELVDRLSTQPAEIFGLHPRKGSLSPGSDADLIVFDPDLEVIITPEALHGHADYSPYDGCAVKGWPVSTMVRGHWVVKDRELVGSHELGSFVERGRVCRGPGAR